The genomic segment ACGATTCCATCTCTGCTTCGACAAACGGACCGCCGAACGACGTTCCCGGTTGCAGGCAGCGGGGAGCGATCTTCTTGTCGAGTCCGAGCGCAAGCGCCAGATCGACGGCATCGGCGCGCACGTGTTCACACAAGGTCGCAATCTCGTTGATAAAGGAAATCTTCGTCGCCAGGAAGGCGGTCGAAGCTTCACGCGCCAACTCAGCCGTTTCATGATTGGTCACAATCACCGGAACGCCGCGCATGACGAGCGGCCGATACAGCATCTTCATCGCCTGAATGGCAGCATTGGAAGTCGTTCCGAGCAGGATACGATCAGGCCAATTGAAGTCTTCCACGGCGCATCCGTCGGTGACGAACACGGGATGAGAGATGATTGCAGCTTTCAATCCGTTCGCCTTAATCTTGTGCTCGATCCGCGACGCCGTCCCCACCGAGACCGGCGTGCTGATGATCAGCATGTGCTGATCCGTGCAGTACTTCGCCAGATTCATCGCCGCGGTTTCGATTCCTTCGGCACGATCCTCCGCCATGAAGATCATCAAGGAGCGCTTGCATGTGCGTTCAACATCATGCGAGAACGTCAGCCGTCCGGAGCGCACATTCCGGCGTACGACCTCCTTCAGATTCTTCTCGTAGTAAGGCGTTTCGTCGCGGGCAAGCGAGCTGACCTTCGGGACATCTTCGTGGAAGCAGGTGACAGGCAATCCGAAGTCAGCGAGGCACGAGGAGATGACCGTGGCCAAGTAGCCGGTTCCATATACCGCGTGGTGCATTATTGCCTCCGAGAGGGTCTGGCCAGCCGGAAATCGAGCGTGCGCTCTGGGGGAGAGGTCTCTTTGTTTTATGCGTTGTTTCCCAGTCTGACAACGTGCACAAAGGTCATGTACTCGGGGATGCTGATGATTTCTAAGCACATGCCGATCATTCTCCTGCCGCGTTGCTGCGCGCACCAAAGTTCGGAACAAGATTTTGACGACCGCCGCTGCGCGCAATCAGGCCGATTGCGAGTTTCGCTGCTAACAGCGTAGTTAACAGCGTAAATTTCTGGACTTTGATGTTTTCTGCCCATTTCTCGCAAAACTTGGAAAGATAACAGCGAAGAGCAGCGTAATAACAGCGAAGCTGTTCACAGGATCTGTTACGGTTAGCGAATCCGAATGTGTCGCAATTCTCCGCATCTATCGCAATTCTCCGCAC from the Terriglobales bacterium genome contains:
- a CDS encoding nucleotide sugar dehydrogenase, whose translation is MHHAVYGTGYLATVISSCLADFGLPVTCFHEDVPKVSSLARDETPYYEKNLKEVVRRNVRSGRLTFSHDVERTCKRSLMIFMAEDRAEGIETAAMNLAKYCTDQHMLIISTPVSVGTASRIEHKIKANGLKAAIISHPVFVTDGCAVEDFNWPDRILLGTTSNAAIQAMKMLYRPLVMRGVPVIVTNHETAELAREASTAFLATKISFINEIATLCEHVRADAVDLALALGLDKKIAPRCLQPGTSFGGPFVEAEMESLAQLAFENNVPLKILSAAREVNQGLCERILNKLSAALQTVQGKQVGLLGLAFKPNSNSVVASTSLQLAKQLVNMGAQVRAYDPAAIEGARAELNGSVRYCENPYAAAEGVDALVLGTAWSEFRSLDYDRIKRSLKRPLIVDTKNILDAVRMRSLGFEYVGIGRA